In the genome of Fulvivirga maritima, one region contains:
- a CDS encoding RNA polymerase sigma factor, which produces MISENDLVEGCRKGDRASQRQLYDLYSKKMMTVAMRYSKFDQEAEDIIQEAFIKIFDKISTFRGESRLDFWIKRIVVNTALNHQRSKLYLFPMTDINDVTFTEDSDFSLSDFNFKELLKMIQRLPAGCQTVFNLYAIEGYTHKEIAEELNISEGTSKSQYSRARALLQEQFKKEEKLSYGQAK; this is translated from the coding sequence ATGATATCAGAAAATGATCTTGTAGAGGGGTGTCGGAAGGGAGACAGAGCGTCTCAGCGACAGTTATATGATCTTTATTCAAAGAAGATGATGACTGTGGCTATGAGGTACTCTAAGTTTGATCAGGAAGCTGAAGATATCATACAAGAAGCGTTTATTAAGATATTTGATAAAATATCCACTTTTAGAGGTGAAAGCCGTCTCGATTTTTGGATTAAAAGAATTGTGGTGAATACAGCTTTAAATCATCAACGAAGCAAATTGTATCTGTTTCCTATGACAGATATCAATGATGTCACATTTACTGAAGACAGTGACTTCTCATTATCCGATTTCAATTTCAAAGAATTACTCAAGATGATTCAGAGATTACCTGCTGGTTGCCAGACGGTATTTAATCTTTATGCTATTGAGGGCTATACTCATAAAGAGATAGCAGAGGAGTTGAATATTAGTGAGGGAACATCAAAATCTCAATATTCAAGAGCCAGAGCTTTATTACAAGAGCAGTTTAAAAAGGAGGAAAAACTAAGCTATGGACAAGCAAAATAG
- the cas6 gene encoding CRISPR-associated endoribonuclease Cas6: protein MRVRIIFLLKNRGSHVPFHHQYLLAQMIKGILMKGGDEKLIQYSFYNFSGLKGQTKVSRKGLHFYSSRVTLVLSSPNKQFIDYFLMNLFEFNQVELGGLYLQPESVELEEGVELSDSMKFICISPLVILNSSFNDNSSKRFISPESDNFSDLLYESTMSRMQEAQLYTEEQLSSFYKFQLVPDKAYLARLTSAQKKFARIYPVYDQDVKYEVRGYTFPFTLYAAKEVQEFVFNCGMGRFTHKGFGMLDVANSNPNNRVLKYEFQTLSQQDS from the coding sequence TTGAGAGTTAGAATTATTTTTCTTTTAAAGAATAGGGGGAGCCACGTCCCTTTTCATCACCAGTATCTTCTTGCTCAGATGATCAAGGGAATACTTATGAAAGGTGGTGATGAAAAGCTTATACAATACTCATTTTATAACTTTTCTGGCCTTAAGGGGCAGACAAAGGTGAGCAGGAAAGGGCTTCATTTTTATTCCTCTCGTGTAACCTTGGTTCTATCCAGTCCTAATAAGCAATTTATTGACTATTTCCTTATGAACTTATTTGAGTTCAACCAGGTAGAATTGGGGGGGCTGTATCTGCAACCTGAGAGCGTAGAGTTAGAAGAAGGCGTAGAGCTTTCTGATTCTATGAAATTTATATGTATATCACCTTTAGTGATATTAAACTCATCGTTCAACGATAACTCATCTAAAAGGTTTATTTCTCCTGAATCTGATAACTTCTCAGATTTACTCTATGAGTCTACTATGTCTAGAATGCAGGAGGCACAACTTTATACTGAAGAACAGCTTTCCAGCTTTTATAAGTTTCAGTTAGTGCCAGATAAAGCATATTTAGCAAGACTTACTTCTGCTCAGAAGAAATTTGCCAGAATATACCCTGTGTATGATCAGGATGTAAAGTATGAAGTGAGGGGGTATACCTTTCCTTTTACCTTATATGCTGCTAAGGAAGTACAGGAATTCGTATTCAACTGTGGTATGGGTAGATTTACGCACAAAGGCTTTGGTATGCTCGATGTGGCTAACTCTAACCCTAACAACAGGGTGCTGAAGTACGAATTTCAGACGCTTAGTCAACAGGATTCATAG